A window of the uncultured Methanobrevibacter sp. genome harbors these coding sequences:
- the glp gene encoding gephyrin-like molybdotransferase Glp, whose product MGTEFLKIKECDEAIDIIQKLFDENLTAQSEEIDVGEAYGRILFEDVYSRMDFPPFDKTLKDGFAILSSDSFGASEESPNTLEVIDFLEAGATTDKKVEKGKCIEISTGAAMPEGADAVVMVEYAEKMDGEVNLLTTAVPTQDVAKKGSDIEEGNLILKKGDFLNPGKIGVLLSQGFETIEVYKKPSVGILSSGNEITLQGEELEYGKIYDVNGGMIKNDAVSCGADAKFLGVMHDDYDEVKEKITSALQEVDVLFCSGGTSAGLGDVLKHVLDELGEVYIHGISVQPGKPTIVGVIDGKIVIGLPGNPVSALMIFNAFVAEPLTRLAGIDRNFELDTIKGKITKRIHSQVGRMQYQLVRVEGDEVHPIFKDSGAIFSLSTADGYVKIPKLVELVDEGEEVEVYLFN is encoded by the coding sequence ATGGGAACTGAATTTTTAAAAATTAAAGAATGTGATGAAGCTATTGATATTATTCAAAAATTATTTGATGAAAACTTGACAGCTCAAAGCGAAGAAATTGATGTCGGCGAAGCTTACGGCAGGATATTGTTTGAGGATGTCTATTCCAGAATGGATTTTCCTCCATTCGACAAGACACTGAAGGATGGTTTTGCCATTCTCTCATCAGACAGCTTTGGTGCATCCGAAGAGTCACCAAATACTTTGGAGGTAATTGACTTTTTGGAAGCGGGTGCAACTACCGATAAAAAGGTCGAGAAGGGTAAGTGCATTGAAATCAGTACAGGTGCGGCCATGCCTGAGGGCGCTGATGCTGTGGTAATGGTTGAATATGCCGAAAAGATGGACGGTGAGGTTAATTTATTAACCACTGCTGTGCCTACACAGGATGTTGCCAAAAAGGGTTCCGACATTGAAGAGGGTAACCTTATCCTTAAGAAGGGCGATTTCCTGAATCCTGGAAAGATCGGTGTTTTGCTCTCCCAGGGTTTTGAAACAATTGAAGTTTACAAAAAACCGAGTGTTGGTATACTCTCATCCGGAAATGAAATCACACTTCAGGGTGAAGAACTTGAATATGGAAAAATCTATGACGTAAATGGCGGAATGATTAAAAACGATGCAGTTTCCTGTGGTGCAGATGCCAAATTTTTAGGGGTAATGCATGATGACTATGATGAGGTCAAGGAAAAAATCACAAGTGCCCTTCAGGAAGTTGATGTGCTATTCTGCTCCGGTGGAACTTCAGCCGGTCTTGGAGATGTTTTAAAGCATGTTCTCGATGAGCTTGGTGAAGTTTACATTCACGGTATTTCAGTTCAGCCAGGTAAACCGACAATCGTTGGTGTAATCGATGGCAAGATTGTCATAGGTCTTCCTGGAAACCCTGTTTCCGCACTCATGATATTCAATGCATTTGTAGCCGAACCTCTAACAAGGCTTGCAGGTATTGACAGGAACTTTGAATTGGATACCATCAAAGGAAAAATCACAAAAAGAATCCATTCCCAGGTTGGAAGGATGCAGTATCAGCTTGTTAGGGTTGAAGGAGACGAGGTCCATCCTATATTCAAGGATTCAGGAGCTATATTCTCACTGTCTACAGCAGACGGTTATGTGAAAATTCCAAAACTTGTCGAACTTGTTGACGAAGGCGAAGAAGTAGAAGTTTATTTATTCAATTAA
- a CDS encoding GyrI-like domain-containing protein: MDYEVKVIPEQKLGVINCKTPIEELGVFLSILMGWVDAEEIETEGEPFIVYFSPRHEVNQGDVVYDVSIAIKDDADETDRIRVVDMIENKVLAGKHYGPTDNIMDTYAQLVEVAQANHYDIIGSPKEVLIKNFHNCDDEKEYITEIQLPIIEM; the protein is encoded by the coding sequence ATGGATTATGAAGTAAAAGTAATTCCAGAACAAAAATTAGGAGTAATTAATTGTAAAACTCCAATTGAAGAGTTAGGAGTATTTTTATCAATATTGATGGGTTGGGTTGATGCTGAAGAGATTGAAACTGAAGGAGAACCTTTCATCGTTTATTTCTCACCAAGACATGAAGTCAACCAGGGTGATGTTGTTTATGATGTGAGCATTGCCATAAAAGATGATGCTGATGAAACCGACAGGATTCGTGTCGTTGACATGATTGAAAATAAGGTATTGGCAGGTAAGCATTACGGTCCTACAGACAATATCATGGATACCTATGCTCAATTGGTGGAAGTGGCTCAGGCCAATCATTATGATATCATAGGTTCACCTAAAGAGGTTCTCATTAAAAATTTCCACAACTGTGATGACGAAAAGGAATATATTACAGAAATTCAGTTGCCTATCATTGAAATGTAG
- a CDS encoding TldD/PmbA family protein, translating to MIYEIAEDVKKTLENKCDDYEIYLDENKTIELDSRKDELNFAKEEIELGIAVRVIKDNRQGFAFTSNMDKVSETALQAIENTKLTKTDENYAFAEVETVPDVKKVYDNKFKDLSLDESVEFLKDTINMANDSGCEVTGSGFSASAGRSLIVNSNGVSIEDKGTGFGLGLSVIIQKEGKIATAYNSQSSRFFDIDGEKLANEVCNLAKSSLDTKPVETGDYSVVLDYYAAVGLMNTFINAFDGENIRRGRSILKDKIGQEIANTNLTITDNPLLEKGMLTCKCDGEGSASQKTDLIKNGKLNSFIYDIYTANCEGVKTTSNGMRGTYLTTPMISPTNLEFKFDEMKDLSEIDNGVLTTSVLGAHTANPISGDFSVEASNAFKIENGELTDPINKAMISGNIFEIMKNVEGLKSEIKQYGSFIIPKLLVHNLRVVGQ from the coding sequence ATGATATACGAAATTGCAGAAGATGTGAAAAAAACACTAGAAAACAAATGTGACGATTACGAGATTTATCTAGATGAAAACAAAACTATAGAACTGGATTCACGTAAAGATGAGCTCAATTTTGCAAAAGAAGAAATTGAATTGGGCATTGCAGTTAGAGTAATTAAAGACAACAGACAGGGTTTTGCTTTTACCTCAAATATGGACAAAGTGAGCGAAACCGCCCTTCAGGCCATTGAAAATACAAAACTGACCAAAACTGATGAAAATTATGCATTTGCAGAAGTTGAAACAGTTCCAGACGTTAAGAAAGTTTATGATAATAAATTCAAGGATTTGAGCCTTGATGAATCAGTTGAATTTCTAAAAGACACAATCAACATGGCCAATGACAGCGGATGTGAAGTGACAGGTTCAGGTTTCAGCGCTAGTGCCGGAAGATCCTTGATTGTGAATTCAAACGGAGTTTCAATAGAAGATAAGGGAACCGGATTTGGATTAGGACTGTCCGTAATTATCCAAAAGGAAGGCAAGATTGCAACAGCATACAATTCCCAATCCTCAAGATTCTTTGATATCGATGGTGAAAAACTGGCCAATGAAGTATGCAATCTGGCAAAAAGCTCACTTGACACAAAACCTGTAGAAACTGGAGATTACAGCGTAGTTCTCGATTATTATGCTGCAGTAGGGCTCATGAACACATTCATAAATGCATTCGATGGTGAAAACATCAGAAGAGGGAGATCCATACTGAAAGATAAAATCGGTCAGGAAATCGCAAACACCAACTTAACAATTACCGACAATCCCCTTCTTGAAAAGGGAATGCTGACCTGCAAATGTGACGGGGAAGGCAGTGCAAGTCAAAAAACCGACTTAATCAAAAACGGAAAATTGAACTCATTTATCTATGACATCTACACTGCAAACTGTGAAGGCGTAAAGACTACCTCAAACGGAATGAGAGGAACCTATCTCACAACACCTATGATTTCACCAACAAACCTTGAATTCAAGTTCGATGAAATGAAAGACCTCTCTGAAATTGACAACGGAGTTTTAACAACCAGTGTATTGGGAGCACATACCGCAAATCCAATCTCTGGGGACTTTTCAGTAGAAGCTAGCAATGCATTTAAAATAGAAAATGGTGAGTTGACAGATCCGATCAACAAGGCAATGATTTCAGGAAACATATTTGAAATCATGAAAAACGTTGAAGGTCTTAAATCCGAAATCAAACAATACGGTTCATTCATAATTCCAAAACTCTTAGTTCATAACTTAAGAGTGGTTGGTCAGTAA
- a CDS encoding serine protein kinase RIO, translated as MDPKVAKADKKHAKIHSEKRRKDNSERKTGNEIFDKITLETLYKLANQGYIDILNGAISTGKEANVLTGITDDEKFVAVKIYRIATSDFKKMDYYLKGDPRFNVKTKNKRKIIYSWVTKEFKNLTRLHSAGVNVPEPITSANNVLLIEFIGDEDGNPAQPVKNQPPQNPDDFWNQLLVQLKLFVNEAKLVHGDLSNYNILNLDEKPVIIDVSQSVVLDNPISKELLERDINTLIREYTKLGVKTSFEEVWEYVNPKF; from the coding sequence ATGGATCCGAAAGTAGCTAAAGCAGACAAGAAACATGCAAAAATCCACTCAGAAAAAAGAAGAAAAGACAATTCTGAGAGAAAAACCGGAAACGAAATCTTCGACAAGATTACTTTAGAGACATTGTACAAGCTGGCTAACCAAGGATACATTGATATTTTAAATGGTGCAATAAGTACCGGAAAGGAAGCGAATGTGCTTACCGGCATCACCGATGATGAAAAATTCGTTGCAGTGAAAATCTACAGGATTGCAACATCTGATTTTAAAAAGATGGATTACTATCTCAAAGGAGATCCGAGATTTAACGTAAAAACCAAAAACAAAAGAAAAATCATATACTCCTGGGTTACAAAAGAGTTCAAGAACTTAACCAGACTCCATTCCGCAGGAGTGAATGTTCCCGAACCGATTACAAGTGCAAACAATGTTCTGTTAATCGAATTCATTGGAGACGAGGATGGAAACCCGGCACAGCCCGTTAAAAACCAGCCACCACAAAATCCCGATGACTTCTGGAATCAGCTATTGGTTCAACTTAAACTCTTTGTAAACGAAGCGAAACTGGTTCATGGGGATTTGTCAAATTACAACATACTGAATTTAGATGAAAAACCGGTCATAATAGACGTTTCACAGTCAGTGGTCCTTGACAACCCGATTTCAAAGGAACTGCTTGAAAGGGACATAAACACCCTCATTCGCGAATACACAAAACTTGGCGTGAAAACAAGTTTTGAAGAAGTATGGGAATATGTCAATCCTAAATTTTAG
- a CDS encoding phosphoglycolate phosphatase yields the protein MAIKAIAVDIDGTITDEKRQICISAIEALRKAEEKGIPTIIVTGNVVNYAYAIEVSIGCSGGLVAENGGVVFKEGENNNAVETMVERDFVTSAEDHLKEKLGEEFNRHASHDNMYRLTETVFYKTIDKKVIEDALNDFKYKDNLEIYDSGFALHITDKRVNKGTSLRYLCERNGINMENVMAIGDSQNDEDFLKEVGHKIAVGNADDKLKEISTYTCENFFGDGVKEAIEKFVL from the coding sequence ATGGCAATAAAAGCAATTGCAGTAGACATTGACGGAACAATAACTGACGAGAAAAGACAAATCTGCATATCAGCAATTGAAGCATTAAGAAAAGCCGAAGAAAAGGGAATTCCCACAATCATAGTGACTGGGAATGTCGTCAATTATGCATATGCCATAGAAGTGTCAATAGGATGCAGCGGAGGACTTGTAGCAGAAAACGGAGGAGTTGTCTTCAAGGAAGGTGAAAACAACAATGCAGTTGAAACAATGGTTGAAAGAGACTTTGTAACTTCAGCTGAAGACCACCTTAAAGAAAAGCTGGGCGAAGAGTTCAACAGACACGCATCCCATGACAACATGTACAGATTGACCGAAACAGTATTCTACAAGACCATTGACAAGAAAGTCATAGAAGATGCACTTAATGATTTCAAATACAAGGACAATCTTGAAATATATGACAGCGGCTTTGCACTCCACATTACCGACAAGCGTGTCAACAAGGGAACCTCACTAAGATACCTGTGTGAAAGAAACGGAATAAACATGGAAAATGTAATGGCCATCGGAGACAGTCAGAACGATGAGGATTTCCTAAAGGAAGTTGGCCACAAGATAGCAGTCGGCAATGCGGATGACAAATTAAAAGAAATAAGCACATACACCTGTGAAAATTTCTTTGGTGACGGAGTAAAAGAAGCTATTGAAAAATTTGTATTGTAG
- the eif1A gene encoding translation initiation factor eIF-1A has product MSKPNNNQQQEYRRVRTPKKGEIPGIVEQIMGHGKLKVRCADGNIRMTRIPGKMKKRIWIREGDVILVKPWDFQSDEKADVIWRYTKTESNWLERKGYLKM; this is encoded by the coding sequence TTGTCTAAACCTAATAACAACCAACAACAAGAATATAGAAGAGTAAGGACTCCTAAAAAAGGAGAAATACCTGGAATAGTCGAACAAATCATGGGACACGGAAAGTTAAAAGTTCGTTGTGCAGACGGAAATATTAGAATGACCAGAATCCCTGGAAAAATGAAAAAACGTATTTGGATTCGTGAAGGAGACGTCATTTTAGTAAAACCGTGGGATTTTCAATCTGACGAAAAGGCAGACGTCATTTGGAGATACACAAAAACCGAGTCCAACTGGCTTGAAAGAAAAGGCTACCTAAAAATGTAG
- the hypD gene encoding hydrogenase formation protein HypD: MKEMSKKILDKINELATPVKIMHVCGSHEHTIMENGIRSLLPEEVEIIAGPGCPVCVVPSREIDEALELIDKGVTITTFGDMLRVPGSERSLADAKAEGGDVRVVYGINRAIEIAEKVDNDVAFISAGFETTAPTTAAELLATPPENFSVLSCHRLIPPAIDFLINSGETSLNALIQPGHVCTIIGTKPFEYFSKDYGIPQAVAGFNPLDILMSVYMILRQIHNETPKIENEYKRAVREEGNTVATDMIEQVFDVESREWRGFPKIPNSILEVKKEFADFNAREKYDIEVKDVTEAPKGCICGPILRGLARPEDCKLFRKACNPLHPIGACMVSKEGTCNIAHRYSRG; this comes from the coding sequence ATGAAAGAAATGTCAAAAAAAATTTTAGATAAAATCAATGAATTGGCCACCCCTGTAAAAATAATGCACGTGTGTGGCTCTCATGAACATACAATAATGGAAAACGGAATAAGAAGTTTGCTTCCAGAGGAAGTGGAAATCATTGCAGGACCGGGATGTCCTGTATGTGTCGTTCCATCACGTGAAATTGATGAGGCATTGGAACTTATCGATAAGGGAGTTACTATCACCACTTTCGGAGACATGTTAAGAGTACCGGGTTCAGAAAGATCCCTTGCAGATGCAAAAGCTGAAGGTGGAGATGTGAGAGTTGTATATGGAATCAACAGAGCAATAGAAATAGCTGAAAAGGTAGACAATGATGTTGCCTTCATCTCTGCAGGTTTTGAAACAACCGCCCCTACAACCGCAGCGGAACTTCTTGCAACACCTCCTGAAAATTTCTCAGTGCTTTCATGTCACAGACTGATTCCACCTGCAATCGACTTTTTAATCAACTCCGGTGAAACAAGCCTAAATGCTTTAATCCAACCTGGACATGTATGTACAATCATCGGAACCAAACCATTCGAATACTTCTCAAAAGACTATGGTATCCCACAGGCAGTAGCGGGATTCAATCCATTAGACATTCTAATGTCAGTGTACATGATTTTAAGACAAATTCACAATGAAACACCAAAAATAGAAAACGAATACAAAAGGGCAGTTAGAGAAGAAGGAAATACCGTTGCAACAGACATGATCGAACAGGTGTTTGACGTTGAATCAAGGGAATGGAGAGGATTTCCAAAAATACCAAATTCCATTCTTGAAGTCAAAAAGGAATTCGCTGACTTCAACGCCCGTGAAAAATATGACATTGAAGTCAAGGATGTTACAGAAGCTCCTAAAGGATGCATCTGCGGACCTATTTTAAGAGGTCTTGCAAGACCTGAAGACTGCAAACTCTTCAGAAAGGCATGTAATCCTCTACACCCAATAGGAGCATGTATGGTAAGTAAGGAAGGAACATGTAACATTGCACACAGATACTCAAGGGGATAA